The genomic window GCGGTCGACCTGCTGCGGCACCACGCGCCCGGGCTGAAGGTCCGAGTCATCAACGTGGTCAATCTCATGAAGCTGCAGCCCGCGAGCGAGCATCCCCACGGCCTGTCGGATCACGACTACGACGCGCTGTTCACGAAGGACAAGCCGATCATCTTCGCCTTCCACGGCTACCCGTGGCTGATTCACCGGCTGACCTACCGGCGGACCAGCCACGCGAATCTGCACGTGCGCGGCTACAAGGAGGAGGGGACCACCAGCACGCCCTTCGACATGTGCGTGCTCAACGACATCGACCGCTTCCACCTGGTCAGCGACGTGATCGACCGGGTCCCCAAGCTCGGCGCCCGCGCGGCGTACGCCAAGCAGGCGATCCGCGACCGGCTCATCGAGCACCAGGAATACATCGCCCGGCACGGCGACGACATGCCCGGCATCGCGAACTGGAAGTGGGGGCAGGCGGCGACGAGCGGAGGGGCGGGCTCGACCGAGGCGGACAACGTGTGAGCGGCGGCCGGGTGTTCGCGATCCGGCACGGGGAGACCGCATGGAGTCTCAGCGGGCAGCACACCGGGACGACCGATATCCCGCTGACCGACAACGGACGTCGCCTCGCCGCTCGGATCGGGCCGGTGCTGGAGCGAGAAGTGTTCGCGCTCGTGCTCACGAGCCCGCTGCAGCGGGCCCGGGAGACGTGCGAGCTGGCCGGCCTGGGCGCCCGGGCCCTGCTCGACCCCGACCTCGTCGAGTGGAACTACGGTGACTACGAAGGGTTGACCCCGAAGCAGATCCACGAGAAGGCGCCCGGCTGGCTCATCTTCCGCGATGGTTGCCCCGGCGGGGAGACGTCGGAGCAGGTGGGAGCGCGCGCGGATCGGGTCATCGCCAGGGCGCGCGCCACGTCGGGCGACGTGGCCCTGTTCGCCCACGGGCACGTGCTCCGGGTGCTGGTGGCTCGCTGGCTGGGGCTGGCCGCGGCGGCGGGTCAGAGCTTCCTGCTCGATACCGGCACGCTGAACGTGCTCGGCTACTACCGGGAGATTCCGGCTCTGAAGATCTGGAATGCGCCGATCGCCGGATAGCGGATAGGAGGACGAGATCATGAGCAAGGACAAGACGCCGGGCGCCGAGAAGCTGCTAGCCCGGTACG from Candidatus Methylomirabilota bacterium includes these protein-coding regions:
- a CDS encoding phosphoketolase; translated protein: AVDLLRHHAPGLKVRVINVVNLMKLQPASEHPHGLSDHDYDALFTKDKPIIFAFHGYPWLIHRLTYRRTSHANLHVRGYKEEGTTSTPFDMCVLNDIDRFHLVSDVIDRVPKLGARAAYAKQAIRDRLIEHQEYIARHGDDMPGIANWKWGQAATSGGAGSTEADNV
- a CDS encoding histidine phosphatase family protein; this translates as MSGGRVFAIRHGETAWSLSGQHTGTTDIPLTDNGRRLAARIGPVLEREVFALVLTSPLQRARETCELAGLGARALLDPDLVEWNYGDYEGLTPKQIHEKAPGWLIFRDGCPGGETSEQVGARADRVIARARATSGDVALFAHGHVLRVLVARWLGLAAAAGQSFLLDTGTLNVLGYYREIPALKIWNAPIAG